A region from the Salvia splendens isolate huo1 chromosome 15, SspV2, whole genome shotgun sequence genome encodes:
- the LOC121768007 gene encoding paired amphipathic helix protein Sin3-like 2 isoform X3 yields the protein MKRLRDEVYMNNPQFKRPFGSPSSRGESHGQSQAPGGGGNASVAGGSGTGGGGVGGGGRGGVSSNGGGAGVSTSGAGVAAASTQKLTTNDALSYLKQVKDMFQDQREKYDRFLDVMKDFKAQRIDTAGVIGRVKELFKGHPNLILGFNTFLPKGYEITLTEEEEAPPKRTVEFEEAISFVNKIKKRFQNDDHVYKSFLDILNMYRKEHKGITEVYQEVATLFDDHADLLDEFTRFLPDTSSTAPASHASFGRHPFNRYEERSSALPAMRQSHIDKRQRRDRVIDPNGDRDLSVERPETDDDKTVMKLHKEKKHSDRENRDRRNRDQDDRDPDNENNGDISMQRHSDKRKSARKVEDSGGNSTLAPYDDKDAVKSMYSHEFNFCEKVKERLRSADDYQAFLKCLHIYSTEIITRKELQSLVADLLGKYPDLMEGFKEFLERCERIGNGFLAGVMGKKTLWNEGNSSKSARIEEKEKEPKREVEGGKEKDRYNLKYWGKSIQELDLSDCQRCTPSYRLLPEDYPIATASQRSELGAQVLNDHWVSVTSGSEDYSFKHMRRNQYEESLFRCEDDRFELDMLLESVSSTAKRVEELVNSMNNNSNGSDGPTRIEDHHFTALNLRCIERLYGDHGLDVTDILRKNQSLALPVILTRLKQKQEEWTKCRSDFNKVWAEIYSKNHYKSLDHRSFYFKQQDSKNLSTKSLVAEIKETKEKRQKEDDVLLSIAAGSRHAIIPDMEFKYIDSEVHEDVFRIIKYSCEEVCSTKDQLNKVLRFWKTFLEPILGVQSWLRDSETDDDHGATKCQILKGSTTGVVESEGSPNGNAVTTILKPPKSNCNGTSSSSPEQANVCQTDLMNVGVLPKEGVTMSSGERLTNCEIAGTSAPDVNPGRSANSSKVINGPIEEGSEGKPKTDNMFSSEGGETLRLNQSTTGEFAEGSKLASYNVDHADPCKIEKEEGELSPTGDFEDNFGAYPDASLQTLPEKNHGNVGMQGQTASHDEICVDTAGENDVDADDEDSENISEAAEDVSGSESAADGCSREEHEEEDDAEHDDVDGKVESEDEAENTSEAQYHGGDGATVPQSERFLQTCKPLSKHVASPSVGDEKKDRHVFYGNDTFYVLFRLHQTLYERILSAKVNSVSRESKWRTTKEASSDPYGSHVYFRFMRALFSLLDGSSDNAKFEDDCRSLIGNQSYVLFTLDKLIYKLVKQLQTVATDENDLKLLQLYEYEKARKPEKYVDSVYYENVHVVLHEENIYRLEFTSNSTHLSIQLMDDGCEKSEVVAVSVDPNFATYLHNDYLSVHHGKKESSAIMLKRNVRKYSNLDESTAFCRATENVLIMNGLECKMAATSSKISYVLDTEDFFIRLGRRRERMKELQSQKAQARVEQFRQFLTSSVS from the exons ATGAAACGGTTGAGAGATGAGGTGTATATGAATAATCCTCAGTTTAAGCGGCCATTCGGTTCGCCGTCGTCTCGCGGGGAATC GCATGGGCAATCACAAGCTCCTGGTGGCGGTGGTAATGCTTCTGTAGCTGGTGGCAGTGGGACCGGCGGTGGTGGAgttggaggaggaggaagaggtggTGTTAGTAGTAATGGTGGTGGGGCTGGGGTTAGTACCAGTGGTGCTGGTGTTGCTGCTGCTAGCACACAAAAACTAACTACGAATGACGCCTTGAGTTATCTTAAGCAAGTTAAGGATATGTTCCAAGATCAAAGGGAAAAGTATGATAGGTTCCTCGACGTCATGAAAGATTTCAAGGCTCAAAG AATTGATACTGCTGGCGTCATTGGGAGGGTGAAGGAATTGTTTAAAGGACACCCTAATTTAATCCTTGGATTTAATACATTCTTGCCTAAGGGCTATGAAATTACCCTCACTGAAGAAGAGGAGGCTCCACCAAAAAGGACAGTTGAGTTTGAAGAGGCGATCAGTTTTGTGAATAAAATTAAG AAACGTTTTCAAAATGATGATCATGTTTATAAATCTTTCCTAGACATCTTGAATATGTACCGGAAGGAACACAAGGGGATAACTGAGGTCTACCAAGAG GTTGCAACGCTTTTTGATGATCATGCCGATCTTCTCGACGAGTTTACCAGATTTCTCCCTGATACTTCATCTACTGCTCCGGCATCTCATGCTTCTTTTGGTAGACATCCTTTCAATCGGTATGAGGAGAGGAGTTCTGCCTTGCCTGCAATGCGTCAGTCGCACATAGACAAG CGGCAACGGAGGGACAGGGTTATTGACCCTAATGGAGACAGAGATCTTAGTGTTGAGCGTCCAGAAACAGATGATGATAAAACAGTTATGAAGTTGCACAAGGAGAAGAAGCACAGTGACAGGGAAAACAGGGACAGGAGAAATCGTGATCAGGATGATAGAGATCCTGACAATGAGAACAATGGTGATATAAGCATGCAACGACATTCTGACAAAAGGAAGTCTGCTCGAAAAGTCGAAGACTCTGGTGGGAATTCGACGTTGGCACCATATGATGATAAAGATGCAGTAAAAA GTATGTACAGCCATGAATTCAATTTCTGTGAAAAGGTCAAAGAGAGGTTGCGCAGTGCAGATGACTACCAGGCATTCTTAAAATGCCTTCACATTTACAGTACAGAAATCATTACTAGAAAGGAATTACAGAGCTTG GTTGCTGATTTACTTGGAAAATATCCAGATCTTATGGAGGGATTCAAGGAATTTTTGGAGCGCTGTGAGCGGATCGGTA ATGGATTTCTGGCTGGTGTAATGGGCAAAA AAACATTATGGAATGAAGGAAATTCCTCAAAATCTGCAAGGATAGAAGAAAAGGAGAAAGAACCAAAGCGTGAAGTGGAGGGAGGGAAAGAGAAGGATAGGTACAATTTAAAATACTGGGGAAAGTCCATTCAGGAGCTCGACCTTTCCGATTGTCAGCGTTGCACTCCCAGTTATCGGCTCCTTCCTGAAGAC TATCCAATAGCCACAGCTAGCCAGAGGTCAGAGCTTGGTGCTCAGGTTCTAAATGATCACTGGGTGTCTGTGACATCTGGTAGTGAGGATTACTCATTTAAACACATGCGAAGAAACCAGTATGAAGAAAGTCTATTTAGATGTGAAGATGACAG GTTTGAGCTGGACATGTTATTGGAGTCTGTCAGTTCAACTGCCAAGCGAGTAGAGGAACTTGTGAACAGTATgaataataattcaaatggTTCTGATGGTCCTACACGAATAGAGGACCACCATTTTACAG CTCTCAATTTAAGATGCATTGAACGCCTATATGGTGACCATGGTCTTGATGTGACGGACATTTTGCGTAAAAATCAATCTTTGGCTTTGCCTGTTATCCTCACACGTCTGAAGCAGAAGCAAGAGGAATGGACTAAATGTCGATCTGATTTCAACAAAGTTTGGGCTGAAATATATTCTAAGAACCACTACAAGTCTCTTGATCACCGGAGCTTCTATTTCAAGCAACAAGATTCTAAGAACTTGAGCACAAAAT CCTTAGTGGCAGAAATCAAAGAAACCAAGGAGAAACGGCAAAAGGAGGATGATGTACTACTTAGTATTGCTGCTGGGAGCAGGCATGCTATCATTCCAGACATGGAATTTAAATACATTGATTCTGAAGTTCATGAAGACGTCTTTAGGATTATCAAATACTCATGTGAGGAGGTCTGTTCAACAAAAGACCAGTTGAATAAAGTGTTGAGGTTCTGGAAAACTTTTCTTGAGCCAATACTCGGTGTTCAGTCCTGGCTGCGTGACTCGGAAACTGATGATGATCATGGTGCCACTAAATGTCAAATACTGAAAGGAAGCACAACTGGCGTAGTTGAAAGTGAAGGCAGTCCTAATGGGAATGCTGTAACCACGATATTGAAGCCACCAAAATCGAACTGCAATGGTACCTCCAGTAGTTCACCTGAACAAGCAAATGTCTGCCAGACTGATttgatgaatgtgggtgtgttgCCCAAGGAAGGAGTAACTATGTCATCTGGTGAAAGATTAACAAATTGTGAGATCGCTGGTACTTCAGCCCCTGACGTTAACCCTG GACGTAGTGCAAATTCGTCAAAAGTGATTAATGGTCCAATCGAGGAAGGCAGCGAAGGGAAACCTAAAACAGACAATATGTTTTCCTCAGAG GGCGGGGAGACATTGAGATTAAATCAATCAACGACTGGAGAGTTTGCAGAAGGCTCTAAACTTGCTTCATATAACGTTGATCATGCGGATCCTTGTAAAATCGAAAAAGAAGAGGGCGAATTGTCTCCTACTGGAGATTTTGAAGATAATTTTGGTGCATATCCAGATGCTAGCTTGCAAACCTTGCCTGAGAAAAATCATGGGAATGTTGGGATGCAGGGTCAAACAGCTAGTCATGATGAGATATGTGTAGATACTGCTGGTGAAAATGATGTAGATGCTGATGATGAAGACAGTGAAAATATTTCTGAGGCTGCAGAAGATGTTTCAGGCAGTGAGTCCGCTGCTGATGGATGTTCAAGGGAAGAACATGAGGAAGAGGATGATGCAGAgcatgatgatgttgatggtaAAGTTGAGAGTGAAGATGAGGCTGAAAATACTAGTGAAGCTCAATATCATGGTGGCGATGGTGCAACGGTCCCACAGTCTGAACGATTTTTGCAGACCTGCAAGCCTCTGTCAAAGCATGTGGCTTCCCCGTCAGTAGGTGATGAAAAGAAGGATCGACATGTTTTCTATGGCAATGACACATTTTATGTGCTCTTCAGGTTGCATCAG ACACTGTATGAAAGAATATTATCCGCCAAGGTGAATTCTGTATCTCGTGAATCAAAATGGAGAACCACAAAGGAAGCTAGTTCTGATCCTTATGGGAG TCATGTTTACTTCAGGTTTATGAGGGCTTTATTTAGTTTACTTGACGGATCTTCTGATAATGCCAAATTTGAAGACGATTGTCGATCTTTGATTGGAAACCAGTCATATGTGCTTTTCACACTGGATAAGTTGATTTATAAGTTGGTGAAGCAG CTCCAAACTGTTGCAACTGATGAGAACGACCTGAAGCTGCTTCAGTTGTATGAATATGAGAAGGCAAGGAAGCCCGAGAAGTATGTTGATTCAGTTTATTATGAAAACGTCCATGTTGTTCTGCACGAAGAGAATATATACCGGCTTGAATTT ACATCTAATTCTACCCACTTATCCATCCAATTGATGGATGATGGATGCGAGAAGTCTGAAGTTGTTGCAGTTTCGGTAGATCCTAACTTTGCAACCTATCTACATAATGATTATCTTTCAGTTCATCATGGAAAAAAGGAGTCATCAGCAATTATGCTGAAAAG GAATGTGCGCAAGTATAGTAATTTGGATGAATCTACAGCTTTCTGCAGGGCAACAGAAAATGTCTTGATCATGAACGGCTTGGAATGTAAGATGGCCGCCACCTCATCAAAG ATCTCATACGTCCTCGACACAGAGGACTTTTTTATTCGCCTGGGAAGGAGAAGGGAGAGAATGAAAGAACTACAATCGCAGAAAGCCCAGGCAAGGGTAGAACAGTTTCGCCAGTTTCTGACGTCTTCTGTGAGTTAG
- the LOC121768007 gene encoding paired amphipathic helix protein Sin3-like 2 isoform X6: MKRLRDEVYMNNPQFKRPFGSPSSRGESHGQSQAPGGGGNASVAGGSGTGGGGVGGGGRGGVSSNGGGAGVSTSGAGVAAASTQKLTTNDALSYLKQVKDMFQDQREKYDRFLDVMKDFKAQRIDTAGVIGRVKELFKGHPNLILGFNTFLPKGYEITLTEEEEAPPKRTVEFEEAISFVNKIKKRFQNDDHVYKSFLDILNMYRKEHKGITEVYQEVATLFDDHADLLDEFTRFLPDTSSTAPASHASFGRHPFNRYEERSSALPAMRQSHIDKQRQRRDRVIDPNGDRDLSVERPETDDDKTVMKLHKEKKHSDRENRDRRNRDQDDRDPDNENNGDISMQRHSDKRKSARKVEDSGGNSTLAPYDDKDAVKSMYSHEFNFCEKVKERLRSADDYQAFLKCLHIYSTEIITRKELQSLVADLLGKYPDLMEGFKEFLERCERIDGFLAGVMGKKTLWNEGNSSKSARIEEKEKEPKREVEGGKEKDRYNLKYWGKSIQELDLSDCQRCTPSYRLLPEDYPIATASQRSELGAQVLNDHWVSVTSGSEDYSFKHMRRNQYEESLFRCEDDRFELDMLLESVSSTAKRVEELVNSMNNNSNGSDGPTRIEDHHFTALNLRCIERLYGDHGLDVTDILRKNQSLALPVILTRLKQKQEEWTKCRSDFNKVWAEIYSKNHYKSLDHRSFYFKQQDSKNLSTKSLVAEIKETKEKRQKEDDVLLSIAAGSRHAIIPDMEFKYIDSEVHEDVFRIIKYSCEEVCSTKDQLNKVLRFWKTFLEPILGVQSWLRDSETDDDHGATKCQILKGSTTGVVESEGSPNGNAVTTILKPPKSNCNGTSSSSPEQANVCQTDLMNVGVLPKEGVTMSSGERLTNCEIAGTSAPDVNPGRSANSSKVINGPIEEGSEGKPKTDNMFSSEGGETLRLNQSTTGEFAEGSKLASYNVDHADPCKIEKEEGELSPTGDFEDNFGAYPDASLQTLPEKNHGNVGMQGQTASHDEICVDTAGENDVDADDEDSENISEAAEDVSGSESAADGCSREEHEEEDDAEHDDVDGKVESEDEAENTSEAQYHGGDGATVPQSERFLQTCKPLSKHVASPSVGDEKKDRHVFYGNDTFYVLFRLHQTLYERILSAKVNSVSRESKWRTTKEASSDPYGRFMRALFSLLDGSSDNAKFEDDCRSLIGNQSYVLFTLDKLIYKLVKQLQTVATDENDLKLLQLYEYEKARKPEKYVDSVYYENVHVVLHEENIYRLEFTSNSTHLSIQLMDDGCEKSEVVAVSVDPNFATYLHNDYLSVHHGKKESSAIMLKRNVRKYSNLDESTAFCRATENVLIMNGLECKMAATSSKISYVLDTEDFFIRLGRRRERMKELQSQKAQARVEQFRQFLTSSVS, translated from the exons ATGAAACGGTTGAGAGATGAGGTGTATATGAATAATCCTCAGTTTAAGCGGCCATTCGGTTCGCCGTCGTCTCGCGGGGAATC GCATGGGCAATCACAAGCTCCTGGTGGCGGTGGTAATGCTTCTGTAGCTGGTGGCAGTGGGACCGGCGGTGGTGGAgttggaggaggaggaagaggtggTGTTAGTAGTAATGGTGGTGGGGCTGGGGTTAGTACCAGTGGTGCTGGTGTTGCTGCTGCTAGCACACAAAAACTAACTACGAATGACGCCTTGAGTTATCTTAAGCAAGTTAAGGATATGTTCCAAGATCAAAGGGAAAAGTATGATAGGTTCCTCGACGTCATGAAAGATTTCAAGGCTCAAAG AATTGATACTGCTGGCGTCATTGGGAGGGTGAAGGAATTGTTTAAAGGACACCCTAATTTAATCCTTGGATTTAATACATTCTTGCCTAAGGGCTATGAAATTACCCTCACTGAAGAAGAGGAGGCTCCACCAAAAAGGACAGTTGAGTTTGAAGAGGCGATCAGTTTTGTGAATAAAATTAAG AAACGTTTTCAAAATGATGATCATGTTTATAAATCTTTCCTAGACATCTTGAATATGTACCGGAAGGAACACAAGGGGATAACTGAGGTCTACCAAGAG GTTGCAACGCTTTTTGATGATCATGCCGATCTTCTCGACGAGTTTACCAGATTTCTCCCTGATACTTCATCTACTGCTCCGGCATCTCATGCTTCTTTTGGTAGACATCCTTTCAATCGGTATGAGGAGAGGAGTTCTGCCTTGCCTGCAATGCGTCAGTCGCACATAGACAAG CAGCGGCAACGGAGGGACAGGGTTATTGACCCTAATGGAGACAGAGATCTTAGTGTTGAGCGTCCAGAAACAGATGATGATAAAACAGTTATGAAGTTGCACAAGGAGAAGAAGCACAGTGACAGGGAAAACAGGGACAGGAGAAATCGTGATCAGGATGATAGAGATCCTGACAATGAGAACAATGGTGATATAAGCATGCAACGACATTCTGACAAAAGGAAGTCTGCTCGAAAAGTCGAAGACTCTGGTGGGAATTCGACGTTGGCACCATATGATGATAAAGATGCAGTAAAAA GTATGTACAGCCATGAATTCAATTTCTGTGAAAAGGTCAAAGAGAGGTTGCGCAGTGCAGATGACTACCAGGCATTCTTAAAATGCCTTCACATTTACAGTACAGAAATCATTACTAGAAAGGAATTACAGAGCTTG GTTGCTGATTTACTTGGAAAATATCCAGATCTTATGGAGGGATTCAAGGAATTTTTGGAGCGCTGTGAGCGGATCG ATGGATTTCTGGCTGGTGTAATGGGCAAAA AAACATTATGGAATGAAGGAAATTCCTCAAAATCTGCAAGGATAGAAGAAAAGGAGAAAGAACCAAAGCGTGAAGTGGAGGGAGGGAAAGAGAAGGATAGGTACAATTTAAAATACTGGGGAAAGTCCATTCAGGAGCTCGACCTTTCCGATTGTCAGCGTTGCACTCCCAGTTATCGGCTCCTTCCTGAAGAC TATCCAATAGCCACAGCTAGCCAGAGGTCAGAGCTTGGTGCTCAGGTTCTAAATGATCACTGGGTGTCTGTGACATCTGGTAGTGAGGATTACTCATTTAAACACATGCGAAGAAACCAGTATGAAGAAAGTCTATTTAGATGTGAAGATGACAG GTTTGAGCTGGACATGTTATTGGAGTCTGTCAGTTCAACTGCCAAGCGAGTAGAGGAACTTGTGAACAGTATgaataataattcaaatggTTCTGATGGTCCTACACGAATAGAGGACCACCATTTTACAG CTCTCAATTTAAGATGCATTGAACGCCTATATGGTGACCATGGTCTTGATGTGACGGACATTTTGCGTAAAAATCAATCTTTGGCTTTGCCTGTTATCCTCACACGTCTGAAGCAGAAGCAAGAGGAATGGACTAAATGTCGATCTGATTTCAACAAAGTTTGGGCTGAAATATATTCTAAGAACCACTACAAGTCTCTTGATCACCGGAGCTTCTATTTCAAGCAACAAGATTCTAAGAACTTGAGCACAAAAT CCTTAGTGGCAGAAATCAAAGAAACCAAGGAGAAACGGCAAAAGGAGGATGATGTACTACTTAGTATTGCTGCTGGGAGCAGGCATGCTATCATTCCAGACATGGAATTTAAATACATTGATTCTGAAGTTCATGAAGACGTCTTTAGGATTATCAAATACTCATGTGAGGAGGTCTGTTCAACAAAAGACCAGTTGAATAAAGTGTTGAGGTTCTGGAAAACTTTTCTTGAGCCAATACTCGGTGTTCAGTCCTGGCTGCGTGACTCGGAAACTGATGATGATCATGGTGCCACTAAATGTCAAATACTGAAAGGAAGCACAACTGGCGTAGTTGAAAGTGAAGGCAGTCCTAATGGGAATGCTGTAACCACGATATTGAAGCCACCAAAATCGAACTGCAATGGTACCTCCAGTAGTTCACCTGAACAAGCAAATGTCTGCCAGACTGATttgatgaatgtgggtgtgttgCCCAAGGAAGGAGTAACTATGTCATCTGGTGAAAGATTAACAAATTGTGAGATCGCTGGTACTTCAGCCCCTGACGTTAACCCTG GACGTAGTGCAAATTCGTCAAAAGTGATTAATGGTCCAATCGAGGAAGGCAGCGAAGGGAAACCTAAAACAGACAATATGTTTTCCTCAGAG GGCGGGGAGACATTGAGATTAAATCAATCAACGACTGGAGAGTTTGCAGAAGGCTCTAAACTTGCTTCATATAACGTTGATCATGCGGATCCTTGTAAAATCGAAAAAGAAGAGGGCGAATTGTCTCCTACTGGAGATTTTGAAGATAATTTTGGTGCATATCCAGATGCTAGCTTGCAAACCTTGCCTGAGAAAAATCATGGGAATGTTGGGATGCAGGGTCAAACAGCTAGTCATGATGAGATATGTGTAGATACTGCTGGTGAAAATGATGTAGATGCTGATGATGAAGACAGTGAAAATATTTCTGAGGCTGCAGAAGATGTTTCAGGCAGTGAGTCCGCTGCTGATGGATGTTCAAGGGAAGAACATGAGGAAGAGGATGATGCAGAgcatgatgatgttgatggtaAAGTTGAGAGTGAAGATGAGGCTGAAAATACTAGTGAAGCTCAATATCATGGTGGCGATGGTGCAACGGTCCCACAGTCTGAACGATTTTTGCAGACCTGCAAGCCTCTGTCAAAGCATGTGGCTTCCCCGTCAGTAGGTGATGAAAAGAAGGATCGACATGTTTTCTATGGCAATGACACATTTTATGTGCTCTTCAGGTTGCATCAG ACACTGTATGAAAGAATATTATCCGCCAAGGTGAATTCTGTATCTCGTGAATCAAAATGGAGAACCACAAAGGAAGCTAGTTCTGATCCTTATGGGAG GTTTATGAGGGCTTTATTTAGTTTACTTGACGGATCTTCTGATAATGCCAAATTTGAAGACGATTGTCGATCTTTGATTGGAAACCAGTCATATGTGCTTTTCACACTGGATAAGTTGATTTATAAGTTGGTGAAGCAG CTCCAAACTGTTGCAACTGATGAGAACGACCTGAAGCTGCTTCAGTTGTATGAATATGAGAAGGCAAGGAAGCCCGAGAAGTATGTTGATTCAGTTTATTATGAAAACGTCCATGTTGTTCTGCACGAAGAGAATATATACCGGCTTGAATTT ACATCTAATTCTACCCACTTATCCATCCAATTGATGGATGATGGATGCGAGAAGTCTGAAGTTGTTGCAGTTTCGGTAGATCCTAACTTTGCAACCTATCTACATAATGATTATCTTTCAGTTCATCATGGAAAAAAGGAGTCATCAGCAATTATGCTGAAAAG GAATGTGCGCAAGTATAGTAATTTGGATGAATCTACAGCTTTCTGCAGGGCAACAGAAAATGTCTTGATCATGAACGGCTTGGAATGTAAGATGGCCGCCACCTCATCAAAG ATCTCATACGTCCTCGACACAGAGGACTTTTTTATTCGCCTGGGAAGGAGAAGGGAGAGAATGAAAGAACTACAATCGCAGAAAGCCCAGGCAAGGGTAGAACAGTTTCGCCAGTTTCTGACGTCTTCTGTGAGTTAG